The nucleotide window CCGCACCTTTTGCTTGCGAGCATTATGGATGGTGTCCTCGTGCCGTGTAAGATCGTAAGGCCGGGAGAACACAGAGTTGCACGGCTTGCCCGTAGACGGATTGATGCGCTCACACTTGTGTGGTCCGGCCTGCGAATTGCGGGCCGACGTATCGCGAGTAACCAGGTGACCGCCAGGGGTGGTCTGACGGTGCGCCTCGCGCTTGTGCTTCTGCAGCTTGGCCGGGGTCTCAAAGCGTAGTGTGCAGCCGTGGTATGTGCAGGTGTAGGTGCCTCCATCGGCCGAGGTGTTCTCCGGTCGACTGATCTCTTCCTTGACCGGTGGTGCCTGCATTGGCATCTTCTGCGATGCCTGTGGGGAGGTCATCTCAGTCGAAGGCAGCACATCACTACCAGTAGAGTCGAACCGAGGGAGAGACGCGGGGAATTCGGGTGTCTGATGCAGCAGATTGTTGTTCTGTTGCTGTGCCTGACGGTGGTTCTGCTGTTGGCCGAAGGCGAACTGCTGAGTGGCACCCTGCGTAGCGTATTGACTGGGGAATGACTCCATCGATGTAAAGTTCTGAGTCGGCTGGAATGAGCCGGAACTCTCGCGGCGTAGTCCGCCCAGTGCATCGCCCAAATTGAAGTCGGGCTGTGacgaaggggggaagagaggcaAGCCAGTATCGTCACCCTCATTGAAGTCCAGCAGTGCATCTTTGGGGGACATCGTCTTGGGCTCTCCTCCCTGGGCCGCCTGGCCCATGTTCACCCCATTCTGGGATGTAGGGGCGCTGGTGGCCATCTGAGGTTGTTGCAAAGCCGCATGGTTGTACTCAGCGGCCAGAGGAGAGTTCTGGCGGAAGGGAGAGCGATCGCGCGGCATGTTCACCATGGGAGACTGGGACCGTGCGGTCAAGTGGCCCTGGTTGGCAGCCTGAAGGCGATCGGCGATCACATTCCGGAACGATGGTGCCAGGAGATTCTGCTGGTTTGTCGCGGGCTTAGCCATCTGTGGAGTAGACATCATGGCGGGGTTGTAAAGCTCGTCCTGGTAAATGTCGGAAATCGTGCGGTTGAGCTTGGGAATGCCAATGGTCATGTTGTTGTTCgcgttgtggttgttgtagTCTGAAAGCGCATCGAGGCGTAAGtaatcatccatccacttgtCTACGTCGGGAAACCGGTTCTCACCATTTACAATCGCCTTCGATGCGTCATCGAGGTCTTCGAAGCCCGTATGAGGAGTCACTGGCGAGTTGTGACTCACGCTCGATACAGAAGGCGCTAGCGAGTAGTCGCTGGTCTGATGCTGGTGACGAgactgcttctgctgttgttgttgctgttgctgctccaGAATCGCCCGTCTCATGGCAAGATCGGCGTCGGTCTGGCTACCATCTTGAAAGGACTGCACGGGGGTCTGCACAGGGGTAGGCAGAGGCTTGGCCGCACCGTTTGTCCTTGAGTAAGAACTGCCAGCGGGTGCAGAGCGGCTCGAGGATGGACTAGCAGAGGCTTTCAGTAGATTGTTCTGGAGGCGAGCTGGGCCCAGCAGCTGCAAGTTGCCTTCCCAACCGTGGTTGTTCGCGACAGACTGTTGTGCCAACATCGGGTTGCCGTTGAAGTAGTAAGGTTGAGTATATTGGGGAAGGTAGGCTtgtgagggtggtgatgctgagtgatggatgttgatggAAGGGTtgtaggaggaggagggtgtcaTCGAAGGAGCCTCGAAGGAATTGCCGTCGAAGACGGCAGAGGAGTAATCCGCGGCAACCGCTGTTGTCGCAGGATAgtgggagatggtggaggcggGTGAGGAAgtaggagaggaaggagcgGAAGACGGCGGAGAGACGAACTGCAAATCCGGTTGGTACTGGAAAGGAGTCTGCAAtcgaggttgttgttggccgAGAAAGTGGAGAGCGGCTTCTTGAGAGTAGTCGAGAATCTGGTCGTCTTGTATGCAAACGGGATCTTGGTAGTTGAGATAGGGGATGGAAGTTGGTTCAGTGATCAAGCCCTTACGTGCAGCAGGGTGCATGAACATAATGTGCTTGTTCGCGATTGGACGTCAAAGGGAGAATGACGCCGACGGGGTGGTGGGCAGGTATAGACACGGAATTTGCCACCGGGTGTCGACTGAAGGTTATAATATAGGGTGTTGGCTACCAGCGGCCCCCACTAAACTCTTTCAAGGGGCCAAGCGTATGAGTGCGAAG belongs to Aspergillus luchuensis IFO 4308 DNA, chromosome 3, nearly complete sequence and includes:
- a CDS encoding stress-regulated transcription factor RPN4 (COG:K;~EggNog:ENOG410PISR;~InterPro:IPR036236,IPR013087;~PFAM:PF00096), translating into MFMHPAARKGLITEPTSIPYLNYQDPVCIQDDQILDYSQEAALHFLGQQQPRLQTPFQYQPDLQFVSPPSSAPSSPTSSPASTISHYPATTAVAADYSSAVFDGNSFEAPSMTPSSSYNPSINIHHSASPPSQAYLPQYTQPYYFNGNPMLAQQSVANNHGWEGNLQLLGPARLQNNLLKASASPSSSRSAPAGSSYSRTNGAAKPLPTPVQTPVQSFQDGSQTDADLAMRRAILEQQQQQQQQKQSRHQHQTSDYSLAPSVSSVSHNSPVTPHTGFEDLDDASKAIVNDYNNHNANNNMTIGIPKLNRTISDIYQDELYNPAMMSTPQMAKPATNQQNLLAPSFRNVIADRLQAANQGHLTARSQSPMVNMPRDRSPFRQNSPLAAEYNHAALQQPQMATSAPTSQNGVNMGQAAQGGEPKTMSPKDALLDFNEGDDTGLPLFPPSSQPDFNLGDALGGLRRESSGSFQPTQNFTSMESFPSQYATQGATQQFAFGQQQNHRQAQQQNNNLLHQTPEFPASLPRFDSTGSDVLPSTEMTSPQASQKMPMQAPPVKEEISRPENTSADGGTYTCTYHGCTLRFETPAKLQKHKREAHRQTTPGGHLVTRDTSARNSQAGPHKCERINPSTGKPCNSVFSRPYDLTRHEDTIHNARKQKVRCHLCTEEKTFSRNDALTRHMRVVHPEVDWPGKQRRRGRE